In one Halictus rubicundus isolate RS-2024b chromosome 14, iyHalRubi1_principal, whole genome shotgun sequence genomic region, the following are encoded:
- the LOC143360842 gene encoding uncharacterized protein LOC143360842 produces MADVDVLVGKGIIGHDPASRSTDGNGFRFTLVGAPVRSGCHDGTGSPKTSLIDESTGRDLRVLSHALAVETLHSHSDGHVPGSGEIAAVRGQAAHGLSALEPASTSSCACSEPCGKARSEPSSQQLSSSATAAVAPPRSSPISAQPTGRSSSSSASGPAVSSDQSVQPTSPSESTGADTSDPEPVSDAPATPGRSTATTTTAATASASASASRAQVSSLSASSSGEGCAVQAAIAELSLPSESDQPGWSNVAAESSSGHKYEGSSGTVPIAVERPSERTRVRGRGSSSAQASSFEDLLAADLHEAAAHEKQRQPADDRCRRESFRGERLQ; encoded by the exons ATGGCtg ATGTGGATGTACTCGTTGGGAAGGGCATTATTGGACACGACCCCGCGAGTCGCAGCACTGACGGGAACGGTTTCCGTTTCACCCTCGTCGGCGCTCCAGTCCGTTCTGGCTGCCATGACGGAACCGGATCCCCGAAGACGAGCCTCATTGATGAATCTACTGGAC GTGATCTCCGAGTACTGTCGCACGCGCTTGCAGTCGAAACCCTTCACTCACATAGTGATGGACATGTACCGGGAAGTGGTGAAATCGCCGCAGTACGCGGCCAGGCAGCGCATGGCTTATCAGCACTTGAACCCGCCAGCACCAGCTCCTGTGCCTGTTCGGAACCCTGTGGAAAGGCAAGATCCGAACCGTCATCACAACAACTATCCTCATCAGCAACAGCCGCCGTCGCACCACCTCGATCCTCTCCAATTAGTGCACAGCCAACCGGCAGGTCGTCATCATCATCAGCATCAGGACCGGCCGTATCATCCGACCAATCAGTTCAACCCACCTCCCCGTCAGAGTCAACCGGAGCGGATACATCGGATCCCGAGCCAGTTTCAGACGCACCAGCAACACCAGGACgctcaacagcaacaacaacaacagcagcaacagcatcAGCATCAGCATCAGCCTCACGTGCCCAAGTCTCATCACTTTCCGCATCATCATCCGGCGAAGGGTGCGCTGTTCAAGCTGCAATCGCAGAACTCTCACTCCCATCCGAATCTGACCAGCCTGGGTGGTCAAACGTCGCAGCAGAATCATCGTCGGGACACAAATACGAAGGATCATCGGGCACAGTTCCAATCGCAGTTGAACGTCCAAGCGAGCGGACACGCGTACGCGGCCGGGGTTCATCATCAGCGCAGGCATCATCATTCGAGGACCTACTCGCAGCCGATCTACACGAGGCTGCAGCACACGAGAAGCAGCGGCAACCTGCCGACGACCGTTGTCGGCGAGAATCATTCCGGGGGGAACGTTTACAGTGA